The following coding sequences are from one Triticum aestivum cultivar Chinese Spring chromosome 5A, IWGSC CS RefSeq v2.1, whole genome shotgun sequence window:
- the LOC123101358 gene encoding uncharacterized mitochondrial protein AtMg00810-like, which translates to MQRHGRGWSLRQLDVQNAFLHGVLEEEVFMRQPHGYENKSTPHFVCKLDKALYGLKQAPRAWYSRLSTKLQQLGFIPSKADTSLFFYHKGNISMFVLVYVDDIIVASSSSEATTSLLRDLNVEFALKDLGNLHYFLGIEVRQIKDGILLTQEKYTTDILRRVGLEHCKPVSTPLSTSEKLTVEGGELLGPNDATNYRSVVGALQYLTLTRPDISYSVNKVCQFLHAPSTVHWTAVKRILRYLKFTMRLGIKIIKSPSMLVSAYSDADWAGCPDDRRSTGGFAVFLGSNLVSWSARKQATVSRSSTEAEYKALANATAEIMWIQTLLYELGIKAPQAARLWCDNIGATYLSANPVFHARTKHIKVDFHFVRERVARKLLDIKFIPTEDQLVDGFTKPLTTRRLNEFKYNLNLEKFS; encoded by the exons ATGCAGCGCCATGGAAG AGGGTGGAGTTTACGTCAGCTAGacgttcagaacgcgtttcttcatggtgttcttgaggaagaagtgttcatgcggcaacCACATGGGTATGAGAACAAAAGCACACCTCATTTTGTCTGCAAGTTGGACAAAGCTTTGTATGGCTTAAAACAGGCTCCAAGAGCCTGGTACTCCAGGTTGAGTACTAAGTTGCAACAACTTGGGTTTATTCCAAGCAAGGCAGATACCTCATTATTCTTTTATCATAAAGGCAacatctctatgtttgttcttgtctatgttgatgatataattgttgctagttccAGTTCAGAAGCTACTACCTCTCTTCTTCGTGATCTCAATGTGGAGTTTGCACTCAAGGATTTGGGTaatcttcactactttcttggtatAGAGGTAAGACAGATCAAGGATGGAATACTTCTTACACAAGAGAAATACACCACAGATATTCTAAGAAGGGTAGGACTGGAACATTGCAAACCAGTAAGTACACCACTCTCCACTTCTGAGAAGCTTACAGTTGAAGGAGGTGAATTACTTGGACCAAATGATGCAACGAACTATAGGAGTGTTGTTGGTGCTCTGCAATACTTAACATTGACTAGACCTGATATTTCATATTCTGTCAACAAGGTATGTCAGTTTTTACATGCACCAAGTACAGTTCATTGGACTGCAGTAAAGAGAATTCTGAGGTATCTAAAGTTTACAATGAGACTTGGAATCAAGATTATTAAGTCACCATCCATGCTAGTTAGTGCATACtcagatgctgactgggcaggatgccCTGATGATAGAAGGTCCACAGGTGGTTTTGCTGTTTTTCTGGGATCAAAtcttgtgtcatggagtgcaaggaaacaggctactgtgtcaagATCAAGCACTGAAGCAGAATACAAAGCTCTTGCTAATGCAACGGCTGAAATCATGTGGATCCAGACTCTTCTATACGAGTTGGGAATCAAGGCTCCACAAGCTGCAAGGTTAtggtgtgacaatattggtgctaCCTATCTTTCTGCAAATCCGGTGTTTCATGCACGTACAAAACACATAAAGGTTGATTTTCATTTTGTGAGAGAAAGAGTAGCACGAAAGCTACTTGATATCAAATTTATTCCCACAGAAGATCAACTTGTGGATGGCTTCACTAAACCACTTACCACGAGGAGACTGAATGAGTTCAAGTACAATCTAAACCTAGAGAAATTTTCATAG
- the LOC123103830 gene encoding glycine-rich protein 5-like: MVCIKAIAFVVVVVAGASIVPVGEGRSARKDLGLNLGLGGLGVGIGLGGGVGAGGSGSGSGSGSGSGSGSGSGSGSGSGSGSGSGSGGLGLGLGVGVGIGVGGGGGSSSGYGSGSASVSRSGSIPGIGSGSGSASASGSGSTSGGGGLGLGAGLGIGLGGGTGGSSSSSGSGSALASGSGSGSSSSAGSGASSSAGSGAGSSAGSSAGSSAGSSASSSAGSEAGSEARRVQGHH; the protein is encoded by the coding sequence ATGGTTTGCATTAAGGCCATTGCTTTCGTAGTTGTAGTTGTCGCTGGTGCATCAATTGTCCCGGTGGGTGAGGGCCGCTCTGCTCGGAAGGACCTTGGTCTCAACCTCGGCCTTGGTGGGCTTGGAGTTGGTATCGGCTTGGGTGGTGGTGTGGGCGCaggtggttccggctctggctcggGTTCAGGCTCGGGATCCGGTTCCGGATCAGGGTCGGGCTCTGGTTCAGGGTCTGGTTCGGGGTCGGGCTCAGGGTCAGGTGGTCTAGGTCTTGGACTTGGTGTTGGAGTCGGTATTGgtgtaggtggtggtggtggttctaGTTCCGGTTATGGGTCGGGCTCGGCATCTGTCTCTCGTTCTGGATCAATACCAGGCATAGGATCTGGTTCTGGATCGGCATCGGCTTCTGGGTCAGGCTCAACCTCGGGAGGGGGCGGGCTTGGGCTTGGGGCAGGACTCGGTATTGGATTAGGTGGTGGTACCGGTGGCTCTAGCTCGAGTTCAGGGTCAGGCTCAGCTTTGGCTTCGGGCTCTGGGTCGGGAAGCAGCTCAAGCGCTGGATCAGGTGCTAGCTCTAGTGCAGGATCCGGGGCCGGATCAAGTGCAGGCTCTAGTGCCGGATCAAGTGCAGGTTCAAGTGCAAGCTCTAGTGCTGGATCAGAAGCAGGTTCCGAAGCCAGAAGAGTGCAAGGCCACCATTGA
- the LOC123103831 gene encoding fibroin heavy chain: protein MRQMTIISVGIVVLAALVLASEGRIARKDLGLDLGGVGFKTGTGVNIGGNIGIGGAIGGAIGGAGSASGSGSASGSGSGSASGSGSGSGSGSGAASSAGSGAVSGEGSYAGSGAGSGSGGASGSGAGSGSGAGSGAGSGSGAGSGAGSGSGGASGSGAGSGSGGAYGGASGSGAGSGSGGAYGGASGSGAGSGSGGGSGSGAGSGSGYGQGQGKGEGEGQGSGYGQGSGSGHGQGSGSGSGYGEGHGEGYGQGRGAGSGYGEGHGEGYGQGSGAGQGSGYGEGHGEGYGQGSGAGQGSGYGEGHGEGYGQGSGVGQGSGYGEGHGQGSGSGSGYGEGSGSGYGNGAGSGYGEGHGYGKIMGKKLFVEAISEVELYKFAPWDLLINHKSCLQSKDLEWFFFCPHDKKNPKGSWTNRTTPNGYWKTSGKDGTIDLNSRIVGLKKTLIFHEGKAPKGNRTDWVMYEYKMEDETLVSTGFSKDAYVLSGLGPRIGEQYRAPFDGNEWENLDVGTYILSFAPSSGVEDSQVESSAWVTAIVIREPSAPQQSVQFSEHVNICSDEVAGLT from the exons ATGCGACAAATGACGATCATTTCGGTTGGCATTGTTGTGCTTGCCGCACTTGTTTTGGCATCCGAGGGTCGCATTGCCCGGAAGGACTTAGGCCTAGACCTTGGTGGTGTAGGCTTCAAGACCGGTACAGGTGTTAATATAGGGGGTAACATTGGCATAGGTGGTGCTATTGGTGGTGCCATTGGTGGTGCCGGCTCTGCATCAGGGTCTGGTTCTGCGTCTGGATCAGGGTCGGGATCAGCCTCTGGTTCGGGGTCTGGCTCGGGATCTGGTTCGGGCGCTGCATCATCAGCGGGTTCGGGTGCAGTTTCTGGTGAGGGGTCTTATGCTGGGTCTGGTGCTGGCTCAGGTTCAGGTGGAGCCTCTGGCTCTGGTGCTGGTTCAGGCTCTGGCGCTGGTTCAGGTGCAGGCTCAGGCTCTGGTGCTGGTTCAGGTGCAGGCTCAGGCTCAGGTGGAGCCTCTGGCTCTGGTGCTGGTTCAGGCTCGGGTGGAGCCTATGGTGGAGCTTCTGGCTCTGGTGCCGGTTCAGGCTCGGGTGGAGCCTATGGTGGAGCTTCTGGCTCTGGTGCCGGTTCAGGCTCGGGTGGAGGCTCTGGCTCAGGTGCTGGTTCGGGGTCCGGTTATGGTCAGGGGCAGGGAAAAGGCGAAGGCGAGGGCCAAGGATCTGGATATGGACAGGGTTCCGGCTCGGGCCATGGACAAGGTTCAGGCTCTGGTTCGGGTTATGGTGAGGGACATGGTGAAGGTTATGGTCAAGGACGTGGTGCGGGATCAGGATATGGTGAGGGCCATGGTGAAGGTTATGGTCAAGGAAGTGGTGCCGGGCAAGGATCTGGATATGGCGAGGGTCATGGCGAAGGTTATGGTCAAGGTAGTGGTGCCGGGCAAGGATCCGGATACGGTGAGGGCCATGGCGAAGGTTATGGTCAAGGAAGTGGTGTCGGGCAAGGATCTGGATATGGCGAAGGTCATGGCCAAGGCTCTGGTTCAGGCTCAGGCTATGGTGAAGGCTCTGGTAGTGGTTATGGAAATGGGGCTGGTTCGGGCTACGGTGAAGGTCATGGATATGG GAAGATTATGGGGAAGAAACTTTTTGTCGAAGCTATCTCAGAGGTTGAGCTGTACAAATTTGCTCCTTGGGACCTCCTG aTAAATCATAAATCATGTCTCCAGAGCAAAGATCTTGAGTGGTTCTTCTTTTGCCCCCATGACAAAAAAAATCCTAAAGGGTCTTGGACGAACCGTACCACACCGAATGGTTATTGGAAAACAAGTGGAAAAGACGGAACTATTGACCTGAACTCTCGCATTGTTGGGTTGAAGAAAACATTGATTTTTCATGAAGGCAAGGCACCCAAAGGCAATAGGACTGATTGGGTAATGTATGAATACAAAATGGAAGATGAAACCTTGGTGTCTACTGGTTTCTCAAAG GATGCTTATGTACTCAGTGGGCTTGGCCCAAGGATTGGTGAGCAATATAGGGCTCCTTTTGATGGAAATGAATGGGAGAATTTAGATGTTGGAACTTATATCTTGTCTTTTGCACCATCGTCAGGTGTAGAGGATTCACAGGTCGAAAGTTCTGCCTGGGTTACTGCCATAGTTATTCGGGAACCATCCGCTCCTCAGCAGTCTGTTCAATTTTCTGAACATGTTAATATCTGTTCTGATGAGGTTGCTGGCTTAACTTGA